The following proteins are encoded in a genomic region of archaeon CG10_big_fil_rev_8_21_14_0_10_43_11:
- a CDS encoding arginine decarboxylase, pyruvoyl-dependent produces MIPTHVFFAKGVGVHKDKLASFELALRDAGIEKCNLVYVSSILPPNCKVITKAQGTKLLSPGQITFCVMARSETNEPNRLISAAIGVAHTKKETYGYLSEHHGHGETKKKSGDYAEDLAATMLATTLGLEFDPETAWDERKKLYKASGKEFKTRNICQSAEGNKDGKWTTVIACAVFPSMNTQATDSLKKI; encoded by the coding sequence GGCGTGCACAAAGACAAGCTCGCTTCATTTGAGCTCGCGCTGCGTGACGCGGGCATTGAAAAATGCAACCTTGTCTATGTCTCAAGCATCTTGCCGCCAAATTGCAAAGTTATTACCAAAGCGCAGGGAACAAAATTACTTTCTCCAGGACAAATCACATTCTGTGTAATGGCTCGCTCAGAAACAAACGAGCCAAACCGGCTTATTTCAGCAGCTATCGGCGTTGCCCACACCAAAAAAGAAACGTACGGCTACTTGTCAGAACATCACGGTCATGGCGAGACTAAAAAGAAATCAGGAGATTACGCTGAAGACCTTGCAGCAACTATGCTTGCAACCACGCTTGGACTCGAGTTTGACCCGGAAACCGCGTGGGACGAGCGTAAAAAATTATACAAAGCAAGCGGCAAAGAATTCAAAACCAGAAACATCTGCCAGTCAGCCGAAGGAAACAAAGACGGCAAATGGACAACCGTCATCGCATGCGCAGTATTTCCAAGCATGAACACGCAAGCAACAGACTCTCTTAAAAAAATATGA